The DNA segment TAAATCACAATGCTGTGgtcccaaaaagaaaaaaagatcagatTGCTTtggcaaagaaaaacaaaagcagtTTGTGCAGCACACTACAGGCTATTGTTGATTTGGTCAGAGTTTCTGTATACACATTTACTTACCTATAATATGCTGTTTAAATGAATATAATCTTAACATTATTGACAGAGATTGCTCTAAATACAATCCCTAACTTTCACAAAAACATGACTGATTCTGTATAAGATATAGTCATGATATAGCACGTGAtcctgatatacagtacagaccaaaagtttggacacaccttctcatttaaagagtttttttattttcatgactatgaaaattgtagagtcacactgaaggcatcaagggctatttgaccaagaaggagagtgatggggtgctgtgccagatgacctggcctccacagtcaccggacctgaacccaatcgagatggtttaggtgtgagctggaccgcagacagaaggcaaaagggccaacaagtgctaagcatctctcggggaactccttcaagactgttggaagaccatttcaggtgactacctcttgaagctcctCAAGAGAATGCccagagtgtgcaaagcagtaatcaaagcaaagggtggctactttgaagaacctagaatatgacatattttcagttttttcacactttttcgttatgtatataattccatatataattccacatgtgttaattcatagttttgatgccttcagtgtgattctacaattttcatagtcatgaaaataaagaaaactgtttgaatgagaaggtgtgttcaaacttttggtctgtacataaaaaaaactaaaaaaaaaaaaaaaaaaaactctgattgTCATATGAACCATTTgaactttaatattttaacattataatgaacaaactataaatattaattaaattatataacaaaaaagatttatgaatatgtaaaatcatGTGAAAATGGCCATAATTGTCTTTGCCCTCACACTGTTTCTGAACAGAATGCAACCACAAAATATTCTTCATTTTTATATTGTGACATGAAAATAGTGGAGAGATTCTGCTTTTTTTTTAGGTCAGATTTTGGCATCAGAATCAAAGTGtacatgttttacttttttaattgatTGAGACTGCCCCTGTGCCAGGACTGGGGCCTAGTTTTAGCTAATAATGTACTATATAAGTGCAGGAACATTGACCTTGAGTCTATATTTGCTAATCATCAGTAGCCCTGATAAGAACCTAGCTTTACACACCCACAGACCTCATGAGCATTCATATTTTTAGCTCTGTGGATTGATTTTGGCCTTGAGCCCACTCTAATCCACCAGGCAAAACCGCCACTGGACCAATCACCATTTGCATCAAGATCAGTGAATTCAGTAACAACATAGATAGTTGTAAATTGATAGTTGTTTGTAAATTATGTTTCTATAGCCATAGAATCTGGCAAGAAATAACTGACTAAAAGTTGTACTGAAATTTCTGCCATTTAGTGCTGGTGGATTATGATTGACTATAAAGGGTTTAACATCATGAATCTGTTAGAACAGAAAACAAAGAAATCTAAATCCACCATAATTTGAGGGCTAGCACATAGACTGACTAGAACTAGTCTTCAGATCTGCTCCAGGGAGCACTTCAGGATTTCCAAGAGTTCCACTAATTTTAATGCATCCCTAGATAATGTTCAGTAATCTGTTGTTTGCTTGACAAAATCCAACAAGTACAACCAGACATTTTTAGCCTATAATAAGCATTAAAAAGACAATACTCAGTGCTTGGTATTTCAAGCCAAAGGGGGTATCTAAAAGATAAACTGGAGGTCAAGACAGGGACAAGACCATGTGTGAAGGTAGGTAGAAACACACCATTATATGTAAACTTTGAATGGCAGCTCTATGCAACGCTAGCTTGCAATGTAACTCCAAACATCACTGCTCTACTGATTCAGTAGTGGAGCTTTAATAGCTTCCACTAAACAGACAAGGCTTTGGAATATTTAGAGATATTATTTGAAGGACAATTTGCtttagctaaataaatatatacagtatgcaaaGAGCTATTTTCAATCCATTTCCACCTTCAAGCAAAAGCCTTTACCTTTCTGTTATACCTTTTCTAGACATCCACATACTGAAAAGACAAGCTCCGGCCCTTCACTGATCACTTTAGTCTCCCACAGTACTGACGTTAGAGCAACACGCTGAACTGCGCAGTGTTCTTATAATGCCTTCGCTCTTCTTCCGTTGCCTGGGCTGCAGTGCCAGGCTAGTGACATTGTCCATGGAGTCTTCCGTTTGAGCCACCGCAGCTGCAGCAGCTGCAGTCTCTTCGATCTGAAGTTCTAGATGCCTTTGGATTGCTAGGCCAAGCTCTTCGGGGTCCACAGCTGCACCATACACTTCCCAGGTCATACCCTCAGCATCCCATTCCACCTCCTTCACAGGGGTCCTGTGGCACATGTGTTCCGCGGTCAAACATGTGTCCAAGATAGGATCCACTCTCAAACTAATTTCAGGTAATATGTGAGGAAGAGGGGAAGCAAGGGAATCAGACACAGTCTGGACACCAACATCTCTGAGCTCATGGTCAGATGTCATAGTAGTGGCATCTTTGACTGTCCTGTTAAAGCCAGTTTGGCCTGTTCTGTCTAGTCTAAGGCAGGAAGAGTTCTGCCCTCTTAACTCGGATCCACAGCAATGGCCTGTACTCCGGCTGTCAAGTCTGGTCTCGCTGACTGAGGTCACAAGTGGTGGAAAACCAAGCAAGCCTGAATGGAGCAGTGTTCTTTGTCCCGCACAAGGGCTTCCTTCACAAGGTGGCCGTGATATAAAATGCCCAGGGCATGGAACAACACTGCAAGTATTCCTCAAACAGGTAGTGCTTATCATATGTCCTGAAAAGGTAGATCTATGGCATGCAGTTAAATGATGGCTGTCACAGTTGCTCTGAGCGTTGTCTTCTGTATTCGCTCCCTGTGGTGTGAAGTTGTTGCTAAGACCCGAAGAACTCATTCTACAAGGTGCTTTGCAACAACTGCATCCTGTCAGGTTCTCTGCAGGTCTGCAACATTGACAACATCCCTCTCTGCACACAAGACCCTTCATCCTTAAATCCCTATTTGTGGATGGTGAGTGTGGCACACATTTCACACCACTATGGACCTGATTTTGCCCCAGGAGTGGATCTTGCATTGGAGTCCTTCTGGGTGAGTCCTCCATGAAGCTCCAGGATCTTGCAGTTCCTCCATGCCAGATTACAGTCTCAGGGGTACTGTTGCCACTGCACATGCTCCACTGTTCTTGGTCACAAACATTCACAGGGACTTCCGTCGAGGGTCCACCCAGACTGACAGGCCTTTGAGTACATGCTGCACTGCTTGCGCTCTTTCGCAAGTTCTGACTGTACCATGCCAGCTCCGTTCGTTGAGGAGGCCCACTCACCATTTCTGTTGAGCTTTTGGATAAAGAAATAATTGGCAGCTCATGCTCCTCCACTGTTTCAGTGTCCACAGATCCAAGACTGATGCTTGGGAGGTAGATCTCAGATGTAGGTCGTTGACTTTCCTCCATATTGAAGTATCTACTGGTAAAGAAGGACAAACAATTATAAAGTAATTATGAAAAGTATAAAATTCctatttaaaacataattattcacactatttattttaaacaattataaGTTTCTTTAGATAAAAAGGCACACCAATTCTTAGTTGTCTACTATCCATTCAATTTGATGAATCTGAAAAAGACCCTTAAACCTTTACTTTTACGATAGATAAAGCTAAGATTTGTTTTGTCCTTACTGCACAAAGATTAAATTGAATAGGACAGGGAGATCCCTAGGTATCTCTCCCTTGAATGATTGACTAGATTATAGAGGGATAAGCCCAACTTCAGTCTTAAGATCATTAGCTACAACATGGGTATGCCAGCTCCTCTCAGAAGGACATTAATCCACATGGTGCTCCAGCACAGGTGGCTGATTCCACTGCACATGGTCCCATTAGGACTGTAGGTTTAAATGTATACTTTAAGGTGCAAATCATGACTGTAAGagtgtttttctcatttttagGAACTCTCGAGAGCAATGAGTAAATGTGTGTCAGGCCTGTTCATGTTTACATCACACTTCAGCCACTCCAGCAGATTTTTTGGGAGACACTTTTGGGTCTGTCACTCCCTACTGTCAACACACACATAGCCTACTGCTGACTCCAAAGTACAGCACACTCACACTCTGATCTGTACAGTTATTCAAGGCACACTTCGAGTTGTATTTACTTGCCATCGAGGTGCCTTTTTAAAACAACTTTCAGTGGACTAAGCAAAGCAATATTACCTGTGAAGCAACCAGAGGTTAAGTGCCACAAAGACACTGGCATTTCAGAACTGACAGGAGTAAACCTTGCAACCTCGCAAACTTAGTGCTATCTGCACACATTTTTAATCATTAGGCCATCACCATCTTTTTATTCCCAGTGACTACTTGCTGATTTATaccatataaataatataaacttcCAAGGCTGTCCACACAGAATATGCATATGCAGAACTCTCAAGAAAGCGCAGCAGATTTCTGCAGAATTGGAACATGCAACATTCACAAAGTTCTACAAATTTCTGATCCTTTGTGTGTTTGTTGAAGTGTTATAGTGAATTTGACTATGATTTCCTCACCTACGTGTGTCACAGACTTTTGCACTGTCTATAATTGATCACATGTTTTCAAGAAAAGGTGTTTGGTGCAAATTGAAAGCCCATGTTATCAAAGCTAGTGTTCCTCATCCATCACATAGACTGCAAAAAATCTGCAAAgaatattttataatgaaattattaaaaaaattataataaataggcCTGCATAAGCACTTTTTTGAATCTGCAGGGTAGCATTAGTGTGCAATAAGTTTTCAAATTGTTTTACAGTAATTAAAATTACAGTTACGTTACAGTTATAACTGTCTTACAGTTATTCAACAATATTTAATACTGAGAAGTACATAATTTCttgagtgtttaaaaaaataaataataataaagcaggCCAAATCTCGAAAATAACCTGTACAAATGACTGAAACACTAGCAGAATGGCAGATGTTATCTCTCCACAGAAATCATGGGAAAACATGATACTTATCTTCCCATTGCATCTAAAAATAACAGACAATGTGTTTACTGTAGACCCTCCTCTTTCACCTCAACCCACAGTCTAACCTCCATCGTAGTAGACAACCATACACCTGCACTAGTGTCagactgtaacacacacacacacacacacacacacacacacacacacacacacatgtaaatataAACACTCCAGTGAAACTCTCATCCCCTACAAGAAAATCAAACAAGAAAAATCTcaccttttgtttttttctagcaAACATACATGGTACAGTGAAGGCCTTGTGTCACCTTTGTCTTTCCTTCCTTGTCATCTTCACTTCTATTTTTTAAAGCCTCATTTTACCATTTCCTTTCACACTGAGCAGACCTTGCTTTATGAAGACACAGCTGTGATTTCCCTCATGGCCACAGGTAAGTCAACAAcctccctccacacacacacacacacacacacacacacacacgcacacacatgcacacgtacATACCTCCCACTTCCCCCTCTCGTCTCCTTCCCCTCTGCCCAGACGGCTCCCGCCTCCTTCACTTCTTTCCTCTCCTCCACTCTTGCTCTCTCGTTTAGCTCTAAGTGAACAGGACAGACAGAGTAGGTGTATTGCTGGATTATCATTCGTTGCCATCTGATTACACACCACACGCTCCCTGTCTGAGAGGAAATCCACAGTGGAGGGGGGAGGAGGTGCAAAGGCACACAGACAGAAATGCTGGGAAGTCAAGGAGAGCTATGTGCCCAATGGAGGGGACACAATTGTGTTAAAGTGTGTGTATGGGGTGAAGGTTAGGATTTAGAGGAAGAACAGATAGATCATTTTGATGtcacaaaaaaaatctgatatcCTTCCAAATACAATAAATACTCTGTCTATATTTCTTACACACAcgctcattctcacacactcgtAGCTCCTGCCGCTTACTTATCCATCCTCTCTCTTcctgttgctatagaaacagccATGCTTAATAGGAGCCCGATGAATTTtcatcttatcttttttttttaagttgtcatGGGAACAATGAAAACAGTCTCTTTGAAAGAAGGGCTTGTGGTGCCGGGAATCCATTATGTTATATGTCTGTGACTAATTTTTCAGATTCACCTGTTCATATTAGAAAGTAAGAGTCTTGAATGACATGaaagtaagtaaaaaaaattatgacaaaattgtCCACTTTCAGTGCATGATAAGATTATTATTTCTTACagaaattgttatttattattagatataatagtatatataatgCTTACTATATATTATCTTATATGTATAACAAATGTTTGCTGCTTATTCAATTTACTGAAAATTGGTGCAAAATATGAACATTGTATCCTAACTTAGTTGCGCAGTgtttgtaaaatgcagtttgctgAATCCATTTTATAACTACATACTAAATCCattttataaataactaaattaatatttttgttgataaAATCGTAAACTGGACTGGGTTCCCAGCGTGCACTTCATTAAGGTGCTAACATGCACTGTTGCTAGCTAGCTCTTGTCAGACAAGAGCCAACATTAGTTACTTTGACACATCAGATTTTATTGGACTATACTCAGTTCACTTAGGTATCTGCTACAGTATCTGAGGTTGAGTTTACAGTAAGTAACAGGTGTTCTTACTGCAATCAAATGTCTAGAAACTCAATGCAAGTTAAGCACATTTAGAGGTATTGTGGGAACAGCAGGCATGTTGCCTGATTACAGCCTTGATAAACTTCTCCTGTTCTCCAAGagttattcattaacacttagtGAATGCAATCTAGGCTACTGCGGACAACATAACATTCAAGTTATTAAACCATAGTCTATGAGCCCTGTGGTGGCTGATTCACTGAGATCAAATCATATTACAGAAGTAACATCTATTgttaaatttaacatttcagaTTAGCTTTAAGCAATTACCACTTTTATTTATAACTCCTTTTAGCTTGCTAATTACCTGTAAATAGTCACAATTTGATTACTGGACTGGATAAGGTTTTGTGCTTGTTTGGAAATAAATACTGCAACTGGCAGAGTTCATATCGCTCACTTGCTTGAGCCAGTTTACGGTGTTGATTAACTAACCTGGGAAGCCTCAGGGGGACTGTAGTACCCCGCTATAGGGTGACAGGGTTGTCAGAAGACACTGCTTACTCTCAGTTAGACATCAGGAAGAGCGCCCATGAGACAGTCTTTGGGAAAATGAGAAACCGGTGATCGGTGATTCACACTGACTCTGCTGGAGTGAAAGAGAGACTTTATTAAGTTAGGAGTTGTGGCCATCCATGGCTGGTGAGTAGAGGATTTTCGGAAGCTGTTGTACAAACTATACTTGAGACctgttttacatattattatgttatagTGGACAAACAGACGATATTGTTTGTTTTACCAGGCTGCAAATATTTGATCATCTAATgctatttaaaataagttgtgCCAGACACATTATTATGTTCTATGTGTGTTAGTTGCACTAAAGCTTTCTTTATCAGACATGAGGGTCCAGTGCTGCCATAGCAACATGTATTTCTATGCGTGCTAATGTGGTATGCTATTAGACACTGCTGAGCAGTTGGGTGACCCCTGTACACTAATAATCTTCATGTGCAATTGAACAATTATTGACCAGTGAGGCAAAGTGCCCTTAGGATGCACAATTATGAGAGAATGCTAATAAAACTGCTTAAAGGCATACACGGTTTCCCTTTTAGCTTACAGTTACCATCTGAGAAACCATTGTGCATGTCAAAAGCTTATTTAAAAGGACATTTCACCACACATTTGTCAAAATATCATCtattatgtttcacagaagaaagaaatccataccgatttggaatgacatgggtgtGAGTATCTCATATTTAAACACGCACCTGTATATTAATTACATGTAAAAGTAAACAAACAAGCTAAACATTATAGActgattttcagattttttgttaaatatgtgttaaaattacttttttctcataaaatcagaaaaacaaaacacacatatatacagtacatacatgaaCTGAATATGTGAGTGTGTAGTTtttcttatacacacacacgcacattataTTTCTTTTCATACAATAATACGATAATGTTAAGTCTGTCGCTTAAATTTAATTAGTGTTTAAATCCTTATTTAAATGGCCTAAGCACAGaattatatatatcattttgaagagtttatttcacttttaatttCTGAACTATGTGCTGTATTAAATGAACTACAATACCTGTTAGGAAGTTCTGGTTCACTCGCACTGTATTCCTCCAGGTGGCTGCAGTAAATCCCCTACAGTAAAGGAGAAAACAGGTTGTTGCTCTAGAAATGTTGTGTTTCTTGAGCCGCAAAAACACACTGCGCGCCACCTCTTACATGCAGGTCTCCACTAAAGTGTGTTGACACAAGACACTTGACACATCTATTTAAAAGTCATGAGAGAAAGAGACTGTCCAGCGGTGTCACACAGCAGGTTTAGTTAATGCAAAGCCATGTTCTCTGTTGTATGATACACTGAATGAGAGGGGAGGGTGACCAGCTGCTGAGTTTGATTTGTGTCTGTGCCATTAGATCCACTTGTAGCGCTGGCTTGTGGATTGTCAGCAGCATTTCTCTTCCTGCTGCTGTTTGGCCTATCAGTGTATCTACTGTGGAGGAAGAGACGAACTCAAGAGCTCTACAGGGGACTGATACCTGCCACCCCCACAATCCCACGATGCACCACTCCAGTGCTTCAGACATCACAGAGCAGCAGCTATGGGTAAATAACAGTTGTTGCTTGTCTAGAAATGACAATAACACAAGATGTAAACAGTATCACTGCAATGTAAGGTGAAACAAATTGAATAAATACATcccattcatttaattttttgcaGTAATGTACGGGAGACTAGATGTCACAGGGATTAtaattaagtttatttgtatagagctttttacgatacaaatgattgcaaagcaactgtacagaaaattacgtttctataatatttttattgtattacaaTAACGTTTTGTGAGCATGAATACATTTCCTCTAGCAGTACAGGCTTTCGTAGCCAATCCTTCATGTTCTTCATGTCTTCATCCTTCAACAGGTTTTGTAACAAATTCTTCATGTCATAAGATAGATATGTGCTGGACGTCACACATTTTTATatctgtttattatatttatttatttaattctttattcACTGGTCATATTTGTTTGTATATCCCAAGTAAAtttctattattaattattattattaattcatattacTTTCTTAAAGATTATTATTCtagcattatatatttattcattattatgtaTTCTAATACACATTATATGCAGATATGAAAGTgtaattaagaaaataaacatatatatatatatatatgaaaaacaataagtaaataaatagacaagtgaataaaaaataaaatgaaaaaatataataaaatgttatttattgtagatttgttatttacttattgtgtttatttatatatgcagatataaacatttatttgtaaataaatttaaaataaacacaagtaaagaaataatatatttattcatttttatttattctaatacaCATTATATGCAGATATGAAAGTgtaattaagaaaataaacatatatatatctataaaaacaataagtaaataaatagacataagtgaataaataataaaatgaaaaaatataataaaatgttatttattatagatttattatttacttattgtgtttttttatatatgcagatataaacatttatttgtaaataaatttaaaataaacacaagtaaagaaataatataaaatataacaaaataaataaatataaatacaataataatgtgaaatgtgtGACATCTGTAAATAAGCATAATaagtaaacaaataatataaaatgaaataaatagaataaatacatatttttaaatatcacattttaataaagtaaaatgtgATATCTGGCACATCTCTTATGAAATTTCCGTTGGAATGTGGATTGAAGTGCATCTGCACATTGTTCTCTTTGAATTTTCACAGCTCAGGTGATCTTCCTTTCTTTGTGCCTCCTCGATTCAAGAGAACACCCCAACCAAACGAGGAGAAAGAGGAAAGAGAGTATACCGAGGAATGGGAACTCCACCCAGATCTACACACCCAGCGAGGCTCTGTAACAGTAGGGAGTATGTCAGCATTAGACATCAGAAACGATGATACAGAGAAAGTATAAAGAGAATGTTTTGACTATTTGTTTCTCATTCTGCTCAATGTGGTTCTCGAGGTTGGTTCCCCCTTGGCAGCATAAGACCAGACCTGTACGAGCTCCCAGAGGAACCCAGTGAATGGGCCCTTCCCGA comes from the Carassius carassius chromosome 39, fCarCar2.1, whole genome shotgun sequence genome and includes:
- the LOC132121644 gene encoding uncharacterized protein LOC132121644 isoform X2, yielding MIIQQYTYSVCPVHLELNERARVEERKEVKEAGAVWAEGKETRGGSGRYFNMEESQRPTSEIYLPSISLGSVDTETVEEHELPIISLSKSSTEMVSGPPQRTELAWYSQNLRKSASSAACTQRPVSLGGPSTEVPVNVCDQEQWSMCSGNSTPETVIWHGGTARSWSFMEDSPRRTPMQDPLLGQNQVHSGVKCVPHSPSTNRDLRMKGLVCREGCCQCCRPAENLTGCSCCKAPCRMSSSGLSNNFTPQGANTEDNAQSNCDSHHLTACHRSTFSGHMISTTCLRNTCSVVPCPGHFISRPPCEGSPCAGQRTLLHSGLLGFPPLVTSVSETRLDSRSTGHCCGSELRGQNSSCLRLDRTGQTGFNRTVKDATTMTSDHELRDVGVQTVSDSLASPLPHILPEISLRVDPILDTCLTAEHMCHRTPVKEVEWDAEGMTWEVYGAAVDPEELGLAIQRHLELQIEETAAAAAAVAQTEDSMDNVTSLALQPRQRKKSEGIIRTLRSSACCSNVSTVGD
- the LOC132121644 gene encoding uncharacterized protein LOC132121644 isoform X1: MIIQQYTYSVCPVHLELNERARVEERKEVKEAGAVWAEGKETRGGSGSRYFNMEESQRPTSEIYLPSISLGSVDTETVEEHELPIISLSKSSTEMVSGPPQRTELAWYSQNLRKSASSAACTQRPVSLGGPSTEVPVNVCDQEQWSMCSGNSTPETVIWHGGTARSWSFMEDSPRRTPMQDPLLGQNQVHSGVKCVPHSPSTNRDLRMKGLVCREGCCQCCRPAENLTGCSCCKAPCRMSSSGLSNNFTPQGANTEDNAQSNCDSHHLTACHRSTFSGHMISTTCLRNTCSVVPCPGHFISRPPCEGSPCAGQRTLLHSGLLGFPPLVTSVSETRLDSRSTGHCCGSELRGQNSSCLRLDRTGQTGFNRTVKDATTMTSDHELRDVGVQTVSDSLASPLPHILPEISLRVDPILDTCLTAEHMCHRTPVKEVEWDAEGMTWEVYGAAVDPEELGLAIQRHLELQIEETAAAAAAVAQTEDSMDNVTSLALQPRQRKKSEGIIRTLRSSACCSNVSTVGD
- the LOC132121644 gene encoding uncharacterized protein LOC132121644 isoform X3; this encodes MEESQRPTSEIYLPSISLGSVDTETVEEHELPIISLSKSSTEMVSGPPQRTELAWYSQNLRKSASSAACTQRPVSLGGPSTEVPVNVCDQEQWSMCSGNSTPETVIWHGGTARSWSFMEDSPRRTPMQDPLLGQNQVHSGVKCVPHSPSTNRDLRMKGLVCREGCCQCCRPAENLTGCSCCKAPCRMSSSGLSNNFTPQGANTEDNAQSNCDSHHLTACHRSTFSGHMISTTCLRNTCSVVPCPGHFISRPPCEGSPCAGQRTLLHSGLLGFPPLVTSVSETRLDSRSTGHCCGSELRGQNSSCLRLDRTGQTGFNRTVKDATTMTSDHELRDVGVQTVSDSLASPLPHILPEISLRVDPILDTCLTAEHMCHRTPVKEVEWDAEGMTWEVYGAAVDPEELGLAIQRHLELQIEETAAAAAAVAQTEDSMDNVTSLALQPRQRKKSEGIIRTLRSSACCSNVSTVGD